A segment of the Caldivirga sp. genome:
ACAGTACCTTCAATTGCAGGATACAGTAATAGTCTCATGGCTTAAGGATTAATTCATACCCTTAATTAAGCTTGCAAGGAGCCTAATACCCTCCTCAATCTTCTCAGCCTTAATAGCACCAATGCTTAACCTTGCTACGTCTGAGGGGTTGTAGTTAATGAAGAATTTCCTGGCCGGTACATAGGTTAACCCAGCCTTAGATGTAGCCCTAAGTAACTTCTCAGCATTCACACTTAGCCTAACTAATGCGTAGAACCCGCATGTTGGCGTAAACTGTAGGGAATTAGGCATGTACCTATCCAGGGCGTTGATAAGGATTTTAAGCTTCTCATCATAGACCTTCCTTGCTTTATCCAAGACTTTACCCACTACGTTGTTTTTGAGAAGTGTATAGACGATTAATTGAGTTAGGGTTGATGTAGCGAAGTCGTGCTGTTCAAGCCTCTCCAAATGCCCCCTAAGCCAATTAGGAGCAACAATGAAGCCTACCCTAAGCCCTGGGCCAATTACCTTAGAGAACGTACCCACGTAAATAACGCTACTATGCATTGCCCTAAGCGGCCTTGGTGCTTTTAATGAGAGTACAGTGTATGGATCATCCTCAATTATTAAGAAGTCCCTCTCCTCAATCGCCTTAATTAATTCCCTTCTACCATCCTCACT
Coding sequences within it:
- a CDS encoding PLP-dependent aminotransferase family protein → MVKIKLPRVDWSPVELASRLSKRGVVYNFASGSPDPSLIPITEVKEAAENVLTEYGSSALSYPGAGGLRELRIETSRYLREYLGIDADWRSIVITSGAQHAIKLLTQLLIRRGVRVYVEDPTFYETLAPFRFQGAKVTGVPISNEGMLTGELVKMIKEGDVVYTIPNCHNPTGVCMSEDGRRELIKAIEERDFLIIEDDPYTVLSLKAPRPLRAMHSSVIYVGTFSKVIGPGLRVGFIVAPNWLRGHLERLEQHDFATSTLTQLIVYTLLKNNVVGKVLDKARKVYDEKLKILINALDRYMPNSLQFTPTCGFYALVRLSVNAEKLLRATSKAGLTYVPARKFFINYNPSDVARLSIGAIKAEKIEEGIRLLASLIKGMN